A genomic window from Populus nigra chromosome 7, ddPopNigr1.1, whole genome shotgun sequence includes:
- the LOC133700005 gene encoding probable amidase At4g34880 has product MKILRNPARSLPSLSPLTIFLLLLFVNTIKGSPFSIQEATIQEIQQAFAQNKLTSKQLVNFYLDRIQELNPLLHSVLEVNPDALEQAGKADEEREINKGKRFLGDLHGIPVLLKDSIGTKDKLNTTCGSYALVGSEVARDAHVVEKLRNAGAVILGKASLSEWYHCRSSDIPSAWCARGGLAKNPYVESADPCGSSSGSAISVAANMVAVSLGTETDGSIICPADHNSVVGLKPTVGLTSRAGVIPISPRQDTIGPICRTVSDAVYVLDAIVGFDPRDSEATTKAAEFIPAGGYKQFLKKDGLKGKRVGIVRNPFLDSFNDSTVISTLNHHLEVLRQGGANIVDNLQIDNIDVILDPYRSGELIVMLAEFKLTIKQYLEELIKSPVRSLADIIAFNNNNPDLESMSKYGQELLLAAEMTNGLGEEEMKAVKLMEQLSEEGFEKMMKENDLDAMLTLGADVSTVLAIGGYPALTVPAGYDSKGKPFGMCFGGLKGMEPKLIEVAYAFEQATLSRKAPLSFSMDMKQKPCLSNL; this is encoded by the exons ATGAAGATCCTCAGAAACCCAGCAAGGAGTCTCCCCTCTCTATCTCCATTAACGATTTTTCTACTTCTCCTTTTTGTCAACACAATAAAGGGTTCACCATTTTCAATCCAAGAAGCCACAATCCAAGAAATCCAACAAGCATTTGCTCAAAACAAACTAACTTCCAAACAACTAGTCAATTTCTACTTAGATAGAATCCAAGAACTGAACCCTTTACTTCACAGTGTACTAGAAGTCAATCCAGACGCATTAGAACAAGCTGGAAAGGCTGATGAAGAAAGGGAAATAAACAAGGGCAAGCGGTTCTTAGGGGACTTGCATGGGATTCCAGTGTTGTTGAAGGACAGTATAGGGACTAAAGATAAGTTGAACACAACTTGTGGGTCATATGCTTTGGTGGGATCAGAGGTTGCTCGTGATGCCCACGTGGTGGAGAAGTTGAGGAATGCTGGTGCTGTGATTCTAGGGAAGGCCAGTCTTAGTGAGTGGTATCATTGTAGGTCTTCTGACATTCCTAGTGCTTGGTGTGCTAGAGGTGGCCTAGCTAAG AATCCTTATGTCGAATCGGCAGATCCATGTGGTTCAAGCAGTGGATCAGCAATATCAGTGGCTGCAAATATGGTGGCAGTATCACTAGGGACGGAAACTGATGGTTCTATCATCTGCCCTGCTGATCACAACTCAGTTGTTGGGCTCAAGCCAACAGTTGGCCTCACTAGTCGGGCTGGTGTCATCCCAATTTCGCCCCGCCAGGACACCATTGG gcCTATATGCAGGACAGTGTCAGATGCAGTGTATGTGCTTGATGCAATTGTTGGTTTTGATCCAAGAGACTCTGAAGCAACAACCAAAGCTGCTGAGTTTATACCTGCTGGTGGTTACAAACAGTTTCTGAAGAAGGATGGGCTCAAAGGGAAGAGAGTGGGCATAGTGAGAAATCCATTTTTGGACTCCTTCAACGATTCAACTGTTATCTCAACACTCAACCACCATCTGGAAGTGTTAAG GCAAGGTGGTGCGAATATAGTGGATAATCTTCAAATAGACAATATTGATGTCATTTTGGATCCATATCGAAGCGGCGAACTAATTGTAATGCTAGCTGAGTTCAAGCTCACAATCAAACAGTACCTTGAAGAACTAATAAAATCTCCTGTGAGGTCATTGGCAGACATCATCGCTTTCAACAACAATAATCCTGATCTG GAAAGCATGAGCAAGTATGGTCAGGAACTACTCCTTGCTGCGGAGATGACAAATGGGCTTGGAGAGGAAGAGATGAAGGCAGTGAAGTTAATGGAACAACTATCAGAAGAAGGATTTGAAAAGATGATGAAAGAGAATGACTTGGATGCCATGCTGACACTTGGTGCGGATGTTTCTACAGTGCTAGCTATTGGAGGGTACCCTGCACTTACAGTCCCAGCTGGGTATGACAGCAAGGGAAAGCCATTTGGAATGTGTTTTGGAGGATTAAAGGGAATGGAACCAAAGCTGATTGAGGTTGCTTATGCTTTTGAGCAGGCTACGCTGTCTCGCAAGGCTCCTCTCTCCTTCTCTATGGACATGAAACAAAAACCCTGTCTCtctaatttatga